A region of Nitrospinota bacterium DNA encodes the following proteins:
- a CDS encoding branched-chain amino acid ABC transporter permease — MLKTGWLPLLIATALMALLPLFVTNDYYLHLIILTLMWVVIGSAWNLLAGYTGQVSFGDAAFFGCGAYTAGLLTTHLGWSAWWGLALGGITATLIAFPFGWICFRLRGAYFALATLALNEVMRHIATIWESFTQGMVGIMIMQTFISKLPYYYIALALAAGSVALVKLVMASKLGYYFISIREDQDAAESIGVDTHFYKMVSLGIAAALTGVAGALYMNYMGFIDPHVVFSLHDISIMAILVGIVGGVGTIYGPTVGAFIMVLTQEMFRTGAFGYLEAGAKAVDWQWLITATGYVTKAHILVFGVLVVMVIRFMPNGVAGDFPKLFRLFSTGRKTA; from the coding sequence ATGTTGAAAACGGGCTGGCTCCCATTGCTGATAGCCACGGCGTTGATGGCCCTGCTACCGCTTTTTGTGACCAACGACTATTACCTGCACCTGATAATCCTCACGCTGATGTGGGTGGTGATAGGCTCCGCGTGGAACCTTCTTGCCGGATACACCGGGCAGGTGTCTTTCGGCGACGCGGCTTTTTTCGGTTGCGGGGCCTATACGGCGGGCCTGCTGACAACACATCTGGGCTGGTCGGCCTGGTGGGGGCTTGCGCTGGGCGGGATAACGGCCACGCTTATAGCCTTCCCCTTTGGCTGGATATGTTTCAGGCTCCGGGGGGCCTATTTCGCTTTGGCCACGCTTGCGCTCAACGAGGTGATGCGCCATATCGCCACCATCTGGGAATCCTTCACCCAGGGGATGGTTGGGATCATGATAATGCAGACGTTCATTTCCAAGTTGCCATATTATTACATCGCCCTGGCGCTGGCGGCGGGTTCGGTGGCGCTGGTAAAACTGGTTATGGCCAGCAAGCTTGGCTATTATTTCATATCCATCCGGGAAGACCAGGACGCCGCAGAGAGCATTGGGGTGGACACCCATTTCTACAAAATGGTATCGCTTGGCATAGCCGCCGCCCTCACTGGCGTGGCGGGGGCGCTCTATATGAACTACATGGGCTTTATAGATCCCCATGTGGTTTTCTCACTCCACGACATTTCCATAATGGCCATCCTCGTGGGCATAGTGGGCGGAGTGGGAACCATATACGGCCCCACGGTTGGCGCTTTCATAATGGTGCTGACGCAGGAAATGTTCCGCACGGGGGCTTTCGGGTATTTAGAGGCCGGGGCAAAAGCGGTGGACTGGCAATGGCTCATCACCGCCACCGGATATGTCACCAAGGCGCACATCCTTGTATTCGGCGTACTTGTGGTGATGGTCATCCGGTTCATGCCCAACGGCGTTGCGGGTGACTTTCCCAAGCTCTTCCGGCTTTTTTCAACGGGCAGGAAAACGGCATGA
- a CDS encoding EAL domain-containing protein, with amino-acid sequence MALAFVFIYSISVYLKDRAITDLAQDDARQISGLVFQSLYSAMSKGWNKDEIQEIITRLNQNEWEMKIRVMRGFPVIRQFGEIEGEKAVRQADRHLMEALIKGDDYLFTQGDRIRYIYPVKVKQECLRCHTEANVGDINGAIDIDFPVKNLKISLNFMLNVVSGYFALVLILIFVFLQFLLRFLLAKPLIQLVGIIQEIIEHTDLSRRLPKRTGWVTEFEMLSTYFNNMLSTMQDYSRQLEELSIRDPLTKLYNRRKFEQFLDYEVNRSLRHKHPFSLIMMDVDNFKHINDTYGHPIGDLALKEIANTLEQATRNTDIVARIGGDEFAIILPETHGDNAMIAARKIRAWLNEAVMEVPSGKIRMTASFGLVEFPLNGTSMADISIAMDVAMYKAKKGGKNRIATIEESDREMVVESYSQTVMVKRALDDDRVEAHFQPIVDVKTGKVFAYETLARIREGDVIIPASQFIEAAEEAGLSEHLDIRIIEKGIDFKKMASRLNGVKLFFNLSPRTFRHTDFMRSVPEKLKDAGVSPEDVVFEITEREALPHIAELNSLISDLHSAGIRFALDDFGSGFSSFVYLKYLTVDYIKIEGSFVRSIAMDPSDKIMVNHIHGMAKDFKIKSIAEFVEDEEAHKILKEMGVDYGQGYHYGKPVPGRQITEGGK; translated from the coding sequence ATGGCCCTGGCATTTGTTTTCATATATTCAATTTCCGTTTATTTAAAAGACCGGGCCATAACAGACCTGGCCCAGGACGACGCCCGCCAGATATCCGGCCTGGTGTTCCAAAGCCTTTATTCGGCCATGAGCAAGGGGTGGAACAAGGATGAAATCCAGGAGATTATCACCCGTCTCAACCAGAACGAATGGGAGATGAAGATAAGGGTTATGCGGGGTTTCCCGGTAATCCGCCAGTTCGGCGAAATCGAAGGGGAAAAGGCCGTCCGCCAGGCGGACAGGCACCTGATGGAGGCGCTGATAAAAGGTGACGATTACCTCTTCACGCAGGGGGACAGGATTCGTTACATCTACCCGGTCAAGGTGAAACAGGAGTGCTTGCGGTGCCACACCGAGGCGAACGTGGGCGACATAAACGGCGCCATAGACATAGACTTCCCCGTCAAAAACCTGAAAATATCGCTCAACTTCATGCTAAACGTTGTGAGCGGGTATTTCGCGCTGGTGCTTATCCTGATTTTCGTTTTCCTCCAGTTCCTTTTGCGGTTCCTGCTGGCCAAGCCGCTCATCCAGCTTGTGGGCATTATCCAGGAAATAATAGAGCATACCGACCTCAGCAGAAGACTGCCTAAAAGGACAGGGTGGGTGACGGAGTTCGAAATGCTCTCGACCTACTTTAACAACATGCTCTCTACCATGCAGGATTACAGCAGACAGCTGGAGGAGCTTTCCATCCGGGATCCGCTCACCAAGCTTTACAACCGGAGGAAGTTCGAGCAGTTCCTGGATTATGAGGTGAACAGGTCTTTGCGCCACAAACACCCGTTCTCGCTGATCATGATGGATGTGGACAACTTCAAGCACATTAACGACACTTACGGCCACCCCATTGGAGACCTTGCGCTGAAGGAAATCGCCAATACGCTGGAGCAGGCCACCCGGAACACGGACATCGTGGCCAGGATAGGCGGGGACGAGTTCGCCATAATCCTGCCGGAAACCCACGGCGACAACGCCATGATAGCCGCCAGGAAAATCCGGGCGTGGCTCAACGAGGCGGTTATGGAAGTGCCCAGCGGAAAGATACGCATGACGGCCAGCTTCGGGCTGGTGGAGTTCCCCTTGAACGGAACCAGCATGGCGGACATATCAATAGCCATGGACGTGGCCATGTACAAAGCCAAAAAAGGCGGAAAAAACCGCATAGCCACCATAGAGGAGTCCGACAGGGAAATGGTGGTGGAGTCATACAGCCAGACCGTAATGGTAAAACGGGCGCTGGACGACGACAGGGTGGAGGCCCATTTCCAGCCCATTGTGGACGTTAAAACCGGCAAAGTGTTCGCCTATGAAACCCTGGCCAGGATAAGGGAGGGGGACGTAATAATCCCCGCCAGCCAGTTTATCGAGGCCGCCGAGGAGGCGGGGCTTTCGGAGCATCTGGATATCAGGATAATCGAGAAGGGCATAGACTTTAAAAAGATGGCTTCCCGTCTGAACGGGGTTAAGCTTTTCTTCAACCTGTCGCCCCGCACCTTCCGCCATACCGATTTCATGAGAAGCGTGCCGGAGAAACTGAAAGACGCGGGCGTAAGTCCGGAAGATGTGGTGTTTGAAATAACCGAACGGGAGGCCCTGCCGCACATTGCCGAGCTTAACTCACTCATTTCAGACCTGCACTCGGCGGGGATACGTTTCGCCCTGGACGATTTCGGGAGCGGTTTCTCCTCCTTCGTTTATCTAAAATATCTGACCGTGGACTACATAAAAATAGAAGGCAGTTTCGTGCGTTCTATCGCCATGGACCCGTCGGACAAGATAATGGTGAACCATATCCACGGCATGGCCAAAGACTTCAAGATAAAATCCATCGCCGAGTTTGTGGAAGACGAAGAGGCCCACAAGATTTTAAAAGAGATGGGGGTGGATTACGGCCAGGGTTACCATTACGGTAAGCCTGTTCCCGGCCGTCAAATAACCGAAGGGGGCAAGTAG
- a CDS encoding TrmJ/YjtD family RNA methyltransferase produces the protein MPSHYPPIIILVNTRHAGNIGSVARIMKNFGFSSLTLVNPTSRAHLEAIKMAPGAEEIIEQAMMAGSLDEALEPAVAAYAVSRRPRHTPKPVLNPEVAVKDLWSLGGPAGLVFGSEKLGLSNEDIRRCGAIIQIPSTEAHPSLNLAQAVAVILYEARKTLTGAEPAPAEGTRAPAPMAERRMFFNLMEEVLGETGFFEGKNPTGLLSRMEALFNRANPDVEEARIMLGALRKIKRGIKPVD, from the coding sequence ATACCTTCCCATTACCCTCCCATCATTATCCTTGTTAATACCCGCCACGCCGGGAACATAGGCTCCGTGGCGCGGATAATGAAAAACTTCGGTTTTTCTTCCCTTACCCTGGTCAATCCCACCAGCCGGGCCCACCTGGAGGCTATCAAAATGGCGCCGGGGGCGGAGGAAATAATAGAACAGGCAATGATGGCGGGTTCTCTGGATGAGGCGCTGGAGCCGGCTGTGGCCGCCTATGCCGTAAGCCGCCGCCCTCGCCACACCCCTAAACCAGTCTTGAACCCGGAAGTGGCCGTTAAAGACTTGTGGAGCCTTGGCGGCCCGGCGGGACTGGTGTTCGGTTCCGAGAAACTGGGATTGTCCAACGAAGACATCCGCCGGTGCGGGGCAATAATCCAGATTCCTTCGACGGAGGCCCACCCGTCGTTAAACCTGGCGCAAGCCGTGGCGGTGATATTGTACGAGGCCAGAAAAACCTTGACCGGCGCGGAACCCGCCCCGGCTGAGGGAACGCGGGCGCCCGCACCCATGGCGGAACGCAGAATGTTTTTCAATCTTATGGAAGAAGTTCTGGGCGAAACCGGTTTTTTCGAGGGGAAAAACCCGACGGGTCTTCTTTCGCGGATGGAAGCGCTGTTCAACAGGGCAAACCCGGACGTGGAGGAAGCGCGAATCATGCTGGGCGCCTTGCGGAAGATAAAGAGGGGCATAAAACCCGTGGATTGA
- a CDS encoding branched-chain amino acid ABC transporter permease, producing MDLFLQTLVSGFLKGGLYALIGMGMTLIMGVMGIINLAHGQIMMVSMYLTYSLFTLLGIDPYLSLFLGAPVIFTLGLLIQQHLLNPLLRVETILPENQVLMTVGIGMVLTEIMRFIFSSDFKSVKTPYSNATIFWGEISFSVPLMIDFAIAVALTAALFFFLVKTDLGRSIRATAQDRTAASLMGVDTERITYITFGIGSALAAAAGTLLMPIFYLYPDMGGPFTRKAFVICILGGLGSTVGAIFGGITLGLAEAFGATYVGMEYEDMIGLVIFLLVLLFLPGGFRWLTKA from the coding sequence ATGGACCTATTCCTTCAAACCCTTGTGTCGGGTTTTCTGAAAGGAGGGCTTTACGCTCTCATCGGCATGGGGATGACCCTGATAATGGGCGTGATGGGCATTATCAACCTGGCCCACGGCCAGATAATGATGGTGAGCATGTATCTCACTTACTCCCTGTTCACCCTGCTGGGCATAGACCCGTACCTGTCCCTGTTCCTGGGCGCTCCGGTGATTTTCACCTTGGGCCTTCTAATACAGCAACACCTGCTGAATCCTCTGCTGAGGGTGGAGACCATCCTTCCCGAAAACCAGGTGCTGATGACCGTGGGGATAGGCATGGTCCTCACGGAGATAATGCGGTTCATATTCAGTTCCGACTTCAAGTCCGTCAAAACCCCTTACTCCAACGCCACGATATTCTGGGGCGAAATATCTTTCAGCGTGCCGCTGATGATAGATTTCGCCATCGCCGTGGCGCTGACGGCGGCCCTCTTCTTTTTCCTGGTCAAGACGGACCTGGGCCGGAGCATCCGCGCCACGGCGCAAGACAGGACCGCCGCGTCGCTTATGGGGGTGGATACGGAGCGGATAACATACATAACCTTCGGCATAGGCTCCGCCCTGGCGGCGGCGGCGGGCACTCTGCTTATGCCCATTTTCTACCTGTACCCGGACATGGGCGGCCCCTTCACAAGAAAAGCGTTCGTCATATGCATACTTGGGGGGCTGGGCTCCACGGTGGGGGCCATTTTCGGCGGCATAACGCTGGGATTGGCGGAAGCTTTCGGGGCAACCTATGTGGGGATGGAGTACGAGGACATGATTGGGCTGGTGATATTCCTGCTGGTCCTGCTCTTCCTGCCCGGCGGGTTCCGGTGGCTCACAAAGGCTTAG
- a CDS encoding PocR ligand-binding domain-containing protein has translation MSSDSTEGGANSELFIRTPQVSQMRDPLKADWNVSIGKETGADAQTAPEAGETDLASLIDFGQINQVFQNFLEVVGLPVAILNLKAKVLASSRWQRVCMDFHRVNEQTLSRCLESDISLSRQMQEGKNYAIYRCRNGLTDCATPIVIEGKHIANLFIGQFFVAQPDLEFFRNQAREFGFPEEDYLKAISEAPIVAEEKLPSILNFLTGFAHLIATQSLAQKRAMQTQAKIEKEVENRTRELIALNKELEAFSYSVSHDLMSPLRAIDGFTKYILQRHGEHLPEDARSMFDMVLTGVSQMTKLIGALLEFGRMRHSEMKTIVMDMGELARTVINEMKPSIQGRDVVFEVGDLPPSRVDGIMLHQVLANLISNAIKFTKNRDKAVIKLGAARDGPHVIYSVSDNGVGFDMAYSGRLFDVFQRLHSRSEFEGSGVGLALVRRIIERHGGRVWAESELDKGTTIFFTIPDLG, from the coding sequence ATGTCCAGCGATTCTACCGAAGGCGGGGCAAATTCCGAGCTTTTCATACGCACACCCCAAGTAAGCCAGATGCGAGATCCGCTAAAGGCGGACTGGAACGTATCCATCGGCAAAGAAACCGGGGCTGACGCGCAAACTGCGCCGGAGGCGGGCGAGACCGACCTGGCCTCGCTCATAGATTTCGGGCAGATAAACCAGGTTTTCCAGAACTTCCTGGAAGTGGTGGGCCTGCCCGTGGCCATTCTCAACCTGAAAGCGAAAGTTTTGGCCTCCTCCCGTTGGCAACGGGTGTGCATGGACTTCCACAGGGTGAACGAACAGACCTTAAGCCGGTGCCTGGAAAGCGACATCAGCCTGTCCCGGCAGATGCAGGAGGGGAAGAACTACGCGATATACCGTTGCCGGAACGGCCTTACAGATTGCGCCACCCCCATAGTTATAGAAGGCAAGCACATAGCCAACCTTTTCATAGGCCAGTTTTTCGTGGCCCAGCCGGACCTGGAGTTTTTTAGAAACCAGGCCAGGGAATTCGGCTTCCCGGAGGAGGATTACCTGAAAGCCATTTCAGAGGCCCCAATAGTGGCCGAGGAAAAGTTGCCCAGCATCCTTAATTTCCTTACCGGGTTCGCCCATCTAATAGCCACCCAAAGCCTGGCCCAGAAACGGGCCATGCAAACGCAGGCGAAAATTGAGAAAGAAGTCGAGAATCGCACAAGAGAGCTGATAGCCCTCAACAAAGAACTGGAGGCGTTTTCCTATTCGGTTTCGCACGACCTTATGTCGCCTCTGAGGGCAATTGACGGCTTCACCAAATATATATTGCAACGCCACGGGGAACATTTGCCCGAAGACGCGCGTTCGATGTTCGACATGGTGCTGACCGGCGTATCCCAGATGACAAAACTTATCGGCGCCCTGCTTGAGTTCGGCCGCATGCGCCACAGCGAGATGAAAACCATAGTGATGGACATGGGGGAGTTGGCCAGAACGGTAATAAACGAGATGAAGCCATCGATCCAGGGGCGGGATGTCGTTTTCGAAGTGGGCGACTTGCCACCATCGAGAGTGGATGGAATCATGCTTCACCAGGTGTTGGCCAACCTTATATCCAACGCCATAAAGTTCACAAAAAACCGGGACAAGGCGGTTATCAAGCTTGGGGCCGCCAGGGATGGCCCGCATGTCATATACAGCGTAAGCGACAACGGCGTGGGGTTCGACATGGCGTACTCTGGCCGCCTGTTCGACGTTTTCCAGAGGCTCCATTCAAGGTCGGAGTTCGAGGGAAGCGGCGTGGGGCTGGCCCTTGTGCGCAGGATTATTGAACGGCACGGCGGCAGGGTGTGGGCGGAATCGGAACTTGATAAGGGGACAACGATATTTTTCACCATTCCGGATCTGGGCTAG
- a CDS encoding adenylate/guanylate cyclase domain-containing protein, translating to MNEEKNSPGEKSEEVDLETLLREKEKLDSLIKRKFTREITVLFTDICGSTRLAEELGDIAMRTLLKNHNDIIFPIVEAHRGVLVKTMGDGTLSYFEKAPDAVLAAVDIQKGFEKYNEKSAHPPIILRCGLNTGRGIVEKNDVYGDVVNTAQRFEAMAKPGEILISADTNKLSHEEKELKIVFSGETQVKGKAGMQKVYKVVWREESAEEQYKTSVKTAPPLPPATQVTTEMPLEWDGKRPTTSSITIGAGKEAKVIVAEEGKEPKEYDLNSAPVIIGRSTNANIHLDETYVSRKHARIIFENGKYYIEDLHSHIGTIHAGVKITRYEMRDKDEFIIGSVKLVFLQGAEKPAEKEQVFMDGEVTMELNVREILRLLVEGEGGVVAQYDLTPSPMVIGRIAEADIRLDNQIVSRKHARIFVKEGKAVIEDLKSNNGTYVNGQKIEKTEVAPGEEIGIGPFILRVVDPTKPTPKGEPSLVKKVFSFLKKT from the coding sequence ATGAACGAAGAAAAAAATTCACCCGGTGAAAAATCCGAGGAAGTGGACTTGGAGACACTTCTTCGGGAGAAGGAAAAGCTTGATTCGCTTATCAAGCGCAAATTCACCCGTGAGATAACCGTTCTTTTCACCGATATTTGCGGTTCCACCCGGTTGGCCGAAGAGCTGGGCGACATTGCGATGCGCACCCTGCTCAAAAACCATAACGACATCATATTCCCCATCGTTGAGGCCCATAGGGGAGTGCTGGTGAAAACCATGGGGGACGGCACGCTGTCTTATTTCGAGAAAGCTCCGGACGCGGTGCTGGCGGCGGTGGACATCCAAAAAGGTTTTGAAAAATATAACGAAAAATCCGCCCACCCGCCCATAATCCTCCGGTGCGGCCTGAATACCGGCCGGGGCATCGTGGAGAAGAACGACGTTTATGGCGACGTGGTGAACACCGCCCAGCGGTTCGAGGCTATGGCCAAACCAGGGGAAATACTCATATCCGCCGACACAAACAAGCTTTCCCATGAGGAGAAGGAATTAAAAATTGTCTTTTCCGGGGAAACCCAGGTTAAGGGCAAGGCCGGGATGCAGAAGGTTTACAAGGTGGTATGGAGGGAGGAATCCGCCGAGGAGCAGTACAAGACCAGCGTTAAGACCGCTCCTCCCTTGCCCCCCGCCACGCAAGTGACCACCGAGATGCCTCTGGAGTGGGATGGCAAGCGGCCCACCACCAGTTCCATCACTATCGGCGCTGGCAAAGAGGCCAAAGTAATCGTGGCCGAGGAGGGTAAAGAGCCCAAGGAGTACGACTTGAACTCGGCCCCGGTGATTATTGGGCGTTCCACCAACGCCAACATACATCTGGACGAGACTTATGTGTCCCGCAAGCACGCCAGGATAATCTTCGAAAACGGGAAATATTACATAGAGGACCTGCACAGCCATATCGGCACCATCCACGCAGGGGTAAAGATAACCCGGTACGAAATGCGTGATAAGGACGAGTTCATAATAGGCTCCGTAAAGCTTGTGTTCCTGCAAGGGGCCGAAAAACCGGCGGAAAAAGAACAGGTTTTCATGGATGGCGAAGTCACCATGGAACTCAACGTGCGGGAGATACTGAGGCTGTTGGTTGAAGGCGAAGGAGGGGTTGTGGCCCAGTACGACCTAACCCCGTCCCCCATGGTGATCGGCAGGATAGCGGAGGCGGACATAAGGCTGGACAACCAGATAGTCTCCCGCAAACACGCCAGGATATTCGTCAAAGAGGGCAAAGCCGTTATCGAAGACCTGAAGAGCAACAACGGCACCTATGTGAATGGCCAGAAAATAGAAAAAACCGAGGTCGCCCCCGGTGAAGAGATTGGCATAGGCCCATTCATCCTTCGTGTGGTGGATCCTACCAAGCCAACACCCAAGGGAGAGCCCAGCCTTGTGAAGAAGGTGTTTTCGTTCCTGAAAAAAACCTAA
- a CDS encoding MFS transporter, which yields METASRRADWNRTVAGWALYDFANTMFSMNIVSRYFPLWVTGEHGAPDIYFSVSLSLSMFLVAITSPALGAISDDTGQRVKPLFYLTAGCVLATALIGFSPTLMAGLVLFALANYCYQSALVFYDGLLPDVTGSGSIAKVSGYGVALGYVGAIAGLGLIAPVESAFGPNAVYFPTAVLFMLSAVPCFLWVKDKNPAPFARADIAGAFKTLLTSFKMVKERRDLFLFLAANFLILDGVNTVIAFMSIYANTVIGLSGGRLNVFLITSTVGAAVGSFIWGTITHKAGARRAMIYVCWMWLATLVLAAFSTGETIFWAVGPMAGVALGGVWVAGRVMLVNLAPSSAIGECFGLYSVAGKAASITGPLVWGVVVYVFSFLGGTIQHRLAVLSLAIFIGGGLWLIRKITPTG from the coding sequence ATGGAAACCGCCTCGCGACGAGCAGACTGGAACCGGACCGTAGCCGGTTGGGCGTTATATGACTTCGCCAACACCATGTTTTCCATGAACATCGTGTCCCGCTATTTCCCTCTTTGGGTGACCGGGGAGCATGGCGCGCCGGACATTTATTTCTCCGTGTCCCTTTCCCTGTCCATGTTTCTCGTGGCCATAACATCCCCTGCGCTGGGGGCCATTTCAGACGACACGGGCCAGCGGGTAAAACCGCTTTTTTATCTTACAGCCGGTTGCGTACTAGCCACGGCCTTGATAGGGTTTTCCCCCACCCTCATGGCCGGGCTTGTGTTGTTCGCCTTGGCAAACTACTGTTACCAGTCTGCCTTGGTGTTTTATGACGGGCTTCTGCCGGACGTGACCGGTTCGGGATCCATAGCCAAGGTGTCTGGATACGGTGTGGCTTTGGGGTATGTGGGGGCTATCGCAGGATTGGGGCTTATAGCCCCCGTGGAATCGGCTTTTGGCCCGAACGCCGTATATTTCCCCACGGCTGTCCTGTTCATGCTTTCGGCTGTGCCATGTTTCCTGTGGGTTAAAGATAAAAATCCGGCCCCCTTCGCCAGGGCGGATATAGCCGGAGCGTTCAAAACCCTATTAACATCATTCAAGATGGTAAAGGAACGGCGGGACCTTTTCCTGTTCCTGGCGGCCAATTTTTTAATTCTGGATGGCGTGAACACGGTCATAGCCTTCATGTCCATATACGCCAATACCGTCATTGGCCTTTCCGGCGGCAGGTTGAACGTGTTTCTTATAACATCCACAGTAGGCGCGGCGGTGGGCTCCTTTATATGGGGGACGATAACCCACAAAGCCGGAGCCCGGCGGGCCATGATATACGTGTGCTGGATGTGGCTGGCCACGCTGGTATTGGCCGCCTTCTCCACCGGGGAAACGATATTCTGGGCCGTGGGGCCCATGGCCGGGGTGGCCCTGGGCGGAGTGTGGGTGGCAGGGAGGGTGATGCTTGTGAACCTGGCCCCCTCATCGGCCATAGGGGAGTGTTTCGGGCTGTACTCCGTGGCGGGGAAAGCCGCCTCCATAACGGGCCCGTTGGTATGGGGCGTTGTTGTTTATGTTTTTTCCTTTCTGGGCGGTACGATTCAGCACAGGCTGGCGGTGCTTTCCCTGGCCATATTTATCGGCGGCGGGTTGTGGCTGATCAGGAAAATAACGCCCACCGGGTAA
- a CDS encoding ABC transporter ATP-binding protein, translating to MSYFQLESVVKYFGGLAAVNSVSLEVNKGEIYGLIGPNGSGKTTIFNLISGFHKPTSGRIYFKGTRIDGLKPHKVNRLGIARTFQVVRPLKRMTVEDNVIAATFARTGSISEARTMAHTALEFCGLSKRKEMIAGGLTIGDRKRLEITRALATKPELILLDETFAGLNPSEQNEAIGLIRKIKDSGVTIVIVEHIMKVIMSISDRVHVINFGQTIAEGTPAQAVSNPAVVEAYLGEPYNA from the coding sequence ATGAGCTACTTCCAACTGGAGAGCGTGGTTAAGTACTTCGGCGGTCTGGCCGCCGTGAACAGCGTGAGCCTTGAAGTTAACAAAGGGGAGATTTACGGCCTCATCGGCCCTAACGGCTCCGGCAAGACCACCATATTCAACCTTATCTCCGGATTCCACAAACCAACCTCCGGGCGGATATATTTCAAGGGGACGAGGATAGACGGATTGAAGCCCCATAAGGTGAACCGGTTGGGCATAGCCCGCACTTTTCAGGTGGTGCGCCCGTTAAAACGGATGACCGTGGAGGATAACGTGATAGCCGCCACCTTCGCGCGGACAGGCTCCATAAGCGAGGCGCGGACCATGGCCCACACGGCCCTTGAGTTCTGTGGGTTGTCGAAAAGGAAAGAGATGATCGCAGGGGGCCTAACCATAGGCGACAGGAAACGGCTGGAGATAACCCGGGCCCTTGCCACCAAACCGGAGCTCATCCTGCTGGACGAGACTTTCGCCGGGTTAAACCCCTCCGAGCAGAATGAGGCCATAGGGCTTATCCGGAAGATAAAGGACTCGGGGGTGACCATAGTCATCGTCGAGCACATAATGAAGGTGATCATGTCCATATCCGACCGGGTGCATGTGATCAACTTCGGCCAGACCATCGCTGAAGGAACACCGGCCCAGGCCGTGTCGAACCCGGCGGTGGTGGAGGCTTACCTGGGGGAGCCTTACAATGCTTAA
- a CDS encoding ABC transporter substrate-binding protein, translating into MKRSGVIGTVSGCLAAAAVFLMPGPGVFAAEPVKVGIVLPLTGSEANFGEIEKQSFEMAVEEINAKGGVKGAPIKLIIEDDQSKPDVGRNAIEKLIQQDKVALVGGGYSSSVTAAMAGVAINKSFPLLINTGSADNITEPSSYTPSGQMATKKKKQMDEEKDPARKAELKAEMDALKAKSGEEVASIMPRYSIFRLNPPASEYADGIEGFLKEVVKPATAVILYENSLFGTSSASNVEERFKRLGIKILIKEGYDKTTLDFKPILSRVKQENPDIIYMVSYSNDAALLMNHSMELKLNPKLFVGGGAGFTLPEFYESAGKAANKVISATLWHQSLPHPGARQYFDNFVKRYKKDTEYHGAEAYAAMYVIADALKRAKSLEPVDVKKALAATDMMTVFGPVKFVSEGKKVNQNKMDTYVVQWLGGKLEVIWPKKSATAKYAYPVDWAKERK; encoded by the coding sequence ATGAAGAGGTCAGGCGTTATCGGAACTGTTTCCGGCTGTTTGGCGGCCGCCGCCGTTTTCCTTATGCCGGGGCCGGGCGTTTTCGCCGCGGAACCCGTCAAGGTGGGCATAGTGCTTCCCCTTACCGGCTCGGAAGCCAATTTCGGGGAGATAGAAAAGCAGTCTTTCGAAATGGCGGTGGAGGAAATAAACGCCAAGGGGGGCGTAAAGGGCGCCCCGATAAAACTTATTATCGAGGATGACCAGAGCAAGCCGGACGTGGGGCGCAACGCGATCGAAAAACTTATCCAGCAAGACAAGGTGGCGCTGGTGGGTGGCGGGTACAGTTCATCGGTCACCGCCGCCATGGCTGGCGTGGCCATCAACAAATCGTTCCCCCTGCTCATTAATACAGGCTCGGCGGACAACATAACCGAGCCCTCCTCCTACACCCCCAGCGGGCAGATGGCGACCAAGAAAAAGAAACAGATGGATGAGGAGAAAGACCCCGCCAGGAAGGCGGAGCTGAAAGCGGAAATGGACGCGCTTAAGGCCAAATCTGGCGAGGAAGTGGCCTCCATAATGCCGCGTTACTCCATTTTCAGGCTCAACCCGCCCGCCAGCGAATACGCCGACGGCATCGAGGGGTTCCTTAAAGAGGTGGTAAAACCGGCCACCGCCGTTATCCTTTACGAGAACAGCCTTTTCGGCACATCTTCGGCTTCCAACGTGGAGGAGCGGTTCAAACGGCTTGGAATAAAAATCCTCATCAAAGAGGGTTACGACAAGACCACGCTGGACTTCAAGCCAATCCTCTCCAGGGTTAAGCAGGAGAACCCGGACATCATCTACATGGTCTCCTACTCCAACGACGCGGCGCTGTTGATGAACCACTCCATGGAGTTGAAACTTAATCCGAAACTTTTCGTCGGCGGCGGGGCCGGGTTCACCCTGCCGGAGTTTTATGAAAGCGCCGGGAAAGCCGCAAACAAGGTGATCTCGGCCACGCTGTGGCACCAGTCATTGCCCCATCCCGGGGCCAGGCAGTATTTCGACAACTTCGTGAAGCGGTACAAGAAGGACACCGAATATCACGGCGCCGAGGCCTACGCGGCCATGTATGTGATAGCCGACGCGCTTAAACGGGCCAAGTCCCTGGAGCCGGTGGATGTCAAGAAAGCCCTGGCCGCGACGGACATGATGACGGTTTTCGGGCCGGTTAAGTTCGTTTCCGAAGGGAAGAAGGTAAACCAGAACAAAATGGATACCTACGTTGTGCAATGGCTTGGCGGCAAGCTGGAGGTGATCTGGCCCAAGAAGTCCGCCACCGCCAAATACGCTTATCCGGTGGACTGGGCCAAGGAACGCAAGTAA